Proteins encoded in a region of the Clarias gariepinus isolate MV-2021 ecotype Netherlands unplaced genomic scaffold, CGAR_prim_01v2 scaffold_30, whole genome shotgun sequence genome:
- the LOC128516935 gene encoding myelin-associated glycoprotein yields the protein MFFITTAVFGCLCWSVRAALVPTVPDRVLAVQGSCTLIPCSFPSVNRSDVGVAVRLTYRVHSWQRQTAFSSDQADKTESKFRGRVTLRGALSTGDCSLIITDVSASDPGKYELELKERRGSWGGAKSITVSVMDVPERPVLSVPPVVVLAQTVVLNCSVRIFCPLKPPRLVWVWEKGGEKGAEENRRTERIQTEGETSILISSLSFTPSELLKPQIRCDAHYHGNRRSRSSSSNLNIHFPPMDVSIEVHTVQVREGGNVQLVCVCKADPPVIEYRWSYTHSSGMLPLPHHTHSVRLYNVTRNTRVQCTARNILGHTSSPLTRLNVQYPPVIMQNGSVCVWDGQVQECVCAVDSNPRPLITWSVNGSTPPLSFNTTSSHTRHTLQETLRGHTHTPLHTTCYAFNSLGNDTHTLQLQTEDNLVQDLISVGFCVLLLVLLSITVPLFVCLCRRRTERRRRGMGCTPALYPSAAGVYQERTPLYINCSEVTNIYTNGSYQLVYQNCTPCFIRTTQTHKRQRRGARRERQQISTEQTERERQTSGSQMERERQLSLSADSDAAIYVEVI from the exons atgttcttcatcacgactgctgtgttcg GGTGTTTGTGTTGGAGTGTGAGGGCGGCGCTAGTGCCCACCGTCCCAGACCGTGTGCTGGCCGTGCAGGGCTCATGCACTCTGATCCCCTGCTCGTTTCCATCTGTGAACCGGTCCGATGTGGGCGTGGCCGTCCGACTGACGTACCGCGTTCACTCATGGCAACGTCAAACGGCCTTCAGCAGCGACCAGGCAGACAAAACTGAGAGCAAATTCCGAGGGCGGGTCACCCTGAGAGGAGCTCTGAGTACGGGAGACTGCTCCCTGATCATCACGGACGTCAGCGCCAGCGACCCGGGAAAGTACGAGCTCGAGCTGAAGGAGCGCAGAGGGTCATGGGGCGGAGCCAAGAGCATCACGGTTTCTGTCATGG ATGTCCCAGAGCGGCCGGTGCTGAGTGTCCCCCCGGTGGTGGTGTTGGCGCAGACGGTCGTCCTGAACTGCTCGGTGAGGATCTTCTGCCCCTTAAAACCCCCGCGCCTGGTCTGGGTGTGGGAGAAGGGGGGTGAAAAGGGGGCAGAAGAGAACAGAAGAACAGAGCGGATCCAGACCGAGGGTGAGACGTCCATACTCATCTCGTCTCTGTCCTTCACACCGTCTGAGCTGCTGAAGCCGCAGATCAGGTGTGATGCCCATTACCATGGTAACAGGAGGAgcaggagcagcagcagcaacttAAATATCCACT tccCCCCCATGGACGTGTCGATTGAGGTCCACACAGTGCAGGTGAGGGAGGGGGGCAATGttcagcttgtgtgtgtgtgtaaagctgatCCCCCTGTCATAGAGTACAGGTGGTCTTACACACACTCGAGTGGCATGTTGCCCCtcccccatcacacacactccgtcCGCTTATACAATGTTACACGAAACACACGTGTGCAGTGCACTGCACGCAACATTCTGGGACACACATCATCTCCACTCACTCGTCTCAATGTGCAGT ATCCCCCTGTGATCATGCAGaatggatctgtgtgtgtgtgggatggtcaagtgcaggagtgtgtgtgtgcagtggacTCTAACCCACGTCCTCTCATCACCTGGAGTGTAAATGGCAGCACCCCCCCCCTCAGCTTCAACACCACATCCTCACACACACGCCACACTCTGCAGGAGACGCTGCGtggacatacacacaccccGCTACACACCACCTGCTACGCCTTCAACAGTCTCGgcaacgacacacacacactccagcttCAGACAGAAG acAACCTTGTGCAGGATCTGATCTCAGTGGGGTTCTGTGTTCTGCTCCTTGTCCTCCTCTCCATCACAGTCCctctgtttgtatgtttgtgtcgTCGCAGGACTGAAAG GAGGAGACGGGGGATGGGCTGTACCCCTGCTTTGTACCCCAGCGCTGCGGGTGTGTATCAGGAGCGCACACCTCTCTACATCAACTGCTCTGAGGTCACAAACATCTACACTAATGGGAGCTACCAGCTCGTGTACCAGAACTGTACACCCTGTTTCATCCGCACAACACAg ACTCATAAGAGACAGAGGAGAGGAGCCAGACGAGAGAGACAACAGATTTCTACAgaacagacggagagagagagacagacgtcTGGCAgtcagatggagagagagagacagctgtcGCTCAGTGCTGACTCTGATGCAGCCATCTATGTGGAAGTGATCTAA